The following are from one region of the Streptomyces decoyicus genome:
- a CDS encoding SDR family NAD(P)-dependent oxidoreductase: protein MSRAVLVTGASRGIGRAVAEIFAAHGDRVALHYASRRAAAQEAFEGLAGRGHVLVQGDVSTPEGAAALVGAAVDGLGGVDVLVNNAAANVAHPLDRTSFEDWQRAWQQVVDVNLLGAAHVSYHAARNMIEREVEGRIVHIGSRGAFRGEPDHPAYGASKAALHAMGQSLAVHLAPYGIGVASVAPGFVATERVADRLTEEVREQSPFGRVASPEEVASAVRYLASPEAVWSSGTVLDVNGASHLR from the coding sequence ATGAGCCGGGCAGTGCTGGTGACCGGGGCCTCGCGGGGTATCGGCCGGGCGGTCGCCGAGATCTTTGCCGCGCACGGGGACCGTGTCGCGCTGCATTACGCGTCGCGGCGGGCGGCGGCTCAGGAGGCCTTCGAGGGGCTGGCGGGGCGCGGGCATGTGCTGGTGCAGGGGGATGTGAGCACACCGGAGGGGGCGGCGGCGCTCGTCGGGGCGGCGGTGGACGGGCTGGGCGGCGTCGATGTGCTGGTCAACAATGCGGCCGCGAATGTGGCGCATCCGCTGGACCGTACGTCGTTCGAGGACTGGCAGCGCGCCTGGCAGCAGGTCGTGGACGTGAATCTGCTGGGGGCGGCCCATGTCTCCTACCACGCGGCGCGGAACATGATCGAGCGCGAGGTGGAGGGGCGGATCGTCCATATCGGGTCGCGCGGGGCGTTCCGTGGTGAGCCGGATCACCCGGCCTATGGCGCGTCCAAGGCGGCGTTGCACGCGATGGGGCAGTCGCTGGCCGTCCACCTCGCGCCGTACGGCATCGGCGTGGCGTCGGTGGCTCCCGGATTCGTGGCGACCGAGCGGGTCGCGGACCGTCTCACGGAGGAGGTACGGGAGCAGAGCCCGTTCGGCCGGGTCGCTTCGCCGGAGGAGGTGGCGTCCGCCGTCCGCTATCTGGCCTCGCCCGAGGCGGTCTGGTCCTCCGGGACGGTGCTCGACGTCAATGGGGCGTCGCATCTGCGCTGA